Sequence from the Pseudomonas frederiksbergensis genome:
AGGGGCTGGCGCGCATGTATTGGGCCACGCGCTTGCGCATCTGCGCGCTTTGCGAATGCATGAAGGTGTGTAACAGGTAGCGTCGGGCGCCGCTGAACGTGCCCTGGTAGCTGGGTTCGAGTTTGCGCTTGAGGGCTTCGCGGGTCTGGGCCGGGGTGAGCCCGGCGTACACCGGGACGGTGGGGGTTTCTTCGGTGAAGAGAATCCAGTCGCGTTGTTTCTTCGGCAGGTCGCGCCAGGGAATGTCGACGTCATAGCCGAGGGTGACCAGGATATCCCGCAGGTTCTGCCCCTGCCACGCCATGGGCCAGGCGGCGACGGCGCGTTCGCGGATGGTCAGCGAAGGGTCGGGGACCATGGTGGCCTCCGTCACTTCATAGACCCGCCCCAAACCATGGCATTGCGGGCAGGCGCCCTGGGGGGTGTTGGGCGAGAAATCTTCGGCATAGAGCATCGGCTGGTCGGCCGGGTAGCTGCCGGCGCGGGAATAGAGCATGCGGATCAGGCTCGACAACGTGGTGACGCTGCCCACCGAGGAACGCGCACTCGGCGTGCCGCGCTGCTGCTGCAAGGCGACCGCCGGCGGCAGGCCTTCGATGCTGCCCACGTCCGGCACGCCGACCTGGTCGATCAATCGCCGCGCATAAGGTGCGACCGACTCGAAATAACGCCGCTGGGCTTCGGCATAAAGCGTGGAGAAGGCCAGCGAGGATTTGCCGGAACCGGACACACCGGTGAACACCACCAGGGCATCGCGAGGGATGTCCACGTCGACGTTCTTGAGATTGTGCTCGCGGGCGCCACGCACCCGCACGAAGCCGGTGCCGGCTGTAGAAGCAGGTGTGGAACGTGGAGGCATCGGGGATTCCTTGTGGCTATCGGTGCGTTACGCGCGGTGGGGAGCGGACTGCATCACAGCGCTGACCATTATGCGACCGGGTTTGACCGCTTGCGTGCGAAAAGAATTTACTCCGGGCGCGGCAGATGACGAAAGCGTTGCAGGTGAAAATGGGACCAAGTCCTGCCGTTCGCGCCGAACCGCTTCCTCGCCACGGTCGGGTGTGTAGAACCGTCGCAGCTGGTTTTTTGCCAAGTTGATTTCAATCAAGGGCCCAGGCCAGGGGCGGGTCGCAGAATGAGCGCCAAGATCCTGTAATCAAGCCCTGGCGCTCATGACCCGTCCCGTTGCGATGCTGCACCCATTCCGTTCCTGGATTCCCGGGCTGTTCCTTCTACTGCTGATGTTCGCCGCCATCGTCCAGGCCAAGGACTACGGTGAAGTCCAGCAACAGCGCATCCACCATGTCCTGGGCCCCGTCGATTCGATTTCCGAGCCCGAAGGCCCGTTCAAGGTTCGCAAACTCTCCGCCGCCGGCAAGGTCTTGGGCTACGTGTTCCAGAGCCTGGACGTGGTGGACATTCCGGCGTATTCGGGCAAGCCGATCAACGTCCAGGTCATTCTCGACCCTGCCGGTGTGATCCTCGATGCCTACGTACTGAAGCACCACGAACCGATCCTGCTGATCGGCATCGCCGAAGAAAAGCTCCACGCCTTCAGCGCTCGATACAGCGGCATCAAGGTCAACCAACGGGTGGTGGTGGGGCATTCCAGCGACCCGAATGCGGTGACAGTCGACGCGATCGCCGGCGCCACGGTGACGGCCATGGTGGTCAACGAAGTCATCATGCGCGCCGCCCATGACGTCGCGGTGTCCCTGGGCCTGGTCAAGGGCGATGCCGGATTGGCCGTGGCGCCGGCCCGCGTACGGGACGATTTCTACCAGCCTGCCGATTGGGCCACGCTGACGGGCAACGGCGCTGTCCGTCGCCTGCACCTGACCCGAGGGGAGGTCGACGCCTCGTTCAAAGGCACCGAAGCCGAACAGGTCGAAACCGCCAGCGACGAGCAGGTGGACGACACCTTCATCGATCTCTACGTCACCCACCTCAACCCGCCCACCATCGGCCGCAATCTGCTGGGCGAGACGCAATACCGCGCGCTGATGGCCGAACTCAAGCCAGGCGAACAGGCGATCGCGGTGATGGGCAGCGGCCGTTATTCATTCAAGGGTTCGGGCTACGTGCGCGGAGGGATTTTCGACCGGGTGCAACTGCGCCAATCCGGCGACACCATCAGCTTCCGCGACCTGGATTTCCAACGCCTGGATGACGTCGCCGCCGACATGCCGGACTTCGACGAAATGGCGATCTTCACGATCCGCGCCTCCCATCGCTTCGACCCTGGCGCGCCGTGGAGCCTGGAACTGTTGGTGCGGCGCCAGACCGGCCCGGTCAGCGGCACATTCAGCAGTTTCGAACTCGGCTACCAACTGCCCGAGCTCTACCTCGAGCGACCTTTGCCGACGGCCGAGCAACTGGCGGCGGCCGAAGAAGCCAGCCGGCCGATGTGGCTGACCCTCTGGTACCAGAAAAGCGTCGAAATCGGCGTGCTCGGCGCGGCGTTGCTGGTACTGACGGCGATCCTGTTTTTCCAGGACTCACTGGCCCGACGGCCAACGCTGCTGCACTGGGTTCGCCGTGGATATCTGGTGTTCACCGTGGTGTTTCTCGGTGGCGTCGCGCTGGCGCAGTTGTCGGTGGTCAACGTGTTGACCTTTGTCCACGCGTTGTTCGAGGGCTTTCGCTGGGAGCTGTTTCTCACCGACCCGCTGATCTTCATTCTCTGGGTGTTCACCGCCGCCAGTATCCTGCTCTGGGGGCGCGGGGTGTTCTGTGGCTGGCTGTGCCCGTTCGGCGCGCTGCAGGAATTGATCAACGAGCTGGCACGCAAGCTCAAGGTGCCGCAATACGAATTGCCGTTCGCCGTTCATGAGCGGCTGTGGGCGATCAAGTACATCATTTTGCTGGGGCTGTTCGGCGTCTCGCTGGAGTCAATGGCCACCGCCGAACGGCTCGCCGAGGTGGAGCCATTCAAGACCGCCATCACCCTCAAGTTCGACCGCCAATGGTGGTTCGTCGCCTACGCGGTGGGCCTGCTGGTGATCAACGTGTTCACCCGCAAAGTCTATTGCCGCTACGTCTGCCCGCTGGGCGCAGCCTTGGCGATGCCAACCCGGCTGCGCCTGTTCGACTGGCTCAAGCGCCGCAAGGAGTGCGGTAACCCGTGCCAACTGTGCGCCAAGGAATGCGAGATCCAGGCGATTCACCCCGATGGCCGGATCAATGCCAACGAATGCCATTACTGCCTCGACTGCCAGATGACCTGGCACAACGAAAACAAATGCCCGCCCTTGATCAACAAGCGCAAGAAGCGTGGCAAGCCAACCCCGTCCGACCCGCAACGAATCCCGGTGGTGCAGGTGGAGCTGACGCCTTGAGCGGCGCGCAAGACCTGGCCCTGACCGTTTCATCCTTCACGGAGCACACACAGCATGAGCGATAAAAAAATCCCGACGCCTGACGCAGTGCCAGAGCCCAGGGGCGTCAGCCGCCGCAGTTTCCTCGGCACTGGCGCGGTCACCGGCGCGGTGTTGGCCGGTGCCACCGCACTGGGGGCCGGCACGTTCACCCGCGAGTCCTGGGCGGCGGCAGCCAAGGAAGCCAAGTCCAAGGTCCACGTCGGTCCCGGCGAGCTCGACGAATACTACGGCTTCTGGAGCGGTGGCCATCAAGGCGAGGTGAGGGTGCTGGGCGTGCCGTCGATGCGCGAGCTGATGCGCATCCCGGTGTTCAACGTCGATTCCGCGACCGGCTGGGGCCTGACCAACGAGAGCAAGCGCATCCTCGGCGACAGCGCCAAGTACCAGAACGGCGACTGCCATCACCCGCACATCTCCATGACCGACGGCAAGTACGACGGCAAGTATCTGTTCATCAATGACAAGGCCAACTCGCGGGTCGCGCGCATTCGCCTGGACATCATGAAGTGCGACAAGATCCTCACCGTGCCCAATGTGCAGGCGATCCATGGCCTGCGCCTGCAGAAGGTCCCGCACACCAAGTACGTATTCGCCAACGGCGAGTTCGTGATCCCGCATCCCAACGACGGCAGCACCTTCGACCTGCAGGACAAGAACAGCTTCACGATGTTCAACGTCATCGATGCCGAGAAAATGGAGATGGCGTTCCAGGTCATCGTCGACGGCAACCTGGACAACACCGATGCCGACTACACCGGCAAATACGCTGCCAGCACCTGCTACAACTCCGAGAAGGCCTACGACCTGGGCGGCATGATGCGCAACGAGCGCGACTGGGTGGTGGTGTACAACATTCCGCGCATCGAGGCGGCGGTCAAGGCGGGCAAGTTCATCACCCTGGACGGCTCCAAGGTGCCGGTGGTCGACGGACGCAAAGTCAACGGCAAGGACAGCGAATTCACCCGCTACATCCCGGTGCCGAAGAACCCCCATGGCCTCAACACCTCTGCTGACGGCAAGTATTTCATCGCCAACGGCAAGCTCTCGCCGACGGTCTCGATGATCGCCATCGACCGCCTCGATGATCTGTTCAACGACCGCTACAAAGATCCGCGGGAAGTGATCGTCGCCGAACCGGAGCTGGGCCTGGGGCCGCTGCACACGACCTTCGACGGACGTGGCAACGCCTACACCACGCTGTTCATCGACAGCCAGGTGGTGAAGTGGAACATGGACGAAGCGATCCGTGCCTACAAGGGTGAGAAGGTCAACTACATCAAGCAGAAACTCGACGTGCAATACCAGCCCGGGCACAACCATGCGTCCCTGACCGAAACCAGCGAGGCGGATGGCAAGTGGCTGGTGGTGCTGTGCAAGTTTTCCAAGGACCGCTTCCTGCCCACCGGCCCGCTGCACCCGGAGAACGACCAACTGATCGACATCTCCGGCGAGGAAATGAAATTGGTCCATGACGGCCCGGCTTTCGCCGAGCCTCACGATTGCATCCTGGCCCGGCGCGACCAGATCAAGCCCCAGAAGATCTGGAGCCGCAACGATCCGTTCTTTGCCGACACCGTGGCCCGGGCGAAGAAGGACGGCATCAACCTGGAGACCGACAACAAGGTCATCCGCGACGGCAACAAGGTGCGGGTCTATATGACGTCCATGGCACCGGCCTACGGCCTGACGGAGTTCACCGTCAAGCAAGGCAACGAGGTGACCGTGACGATCACCAACATCGACCAGATCGAGGACGTGTCCCACGGTTTTGTCATGACCAACCACGGCGCGAGCATGGAGATCAGCCCGCAGCAAACGTCCTCCATCACCTTCATCGCCGACAAGCCTGGCCTGCATTGGTACTACTGCAGCTGGTTCTGTCACGCGCTGCACATGGAAATGGTCGGGCGCATGCTGGTTGAAAAGGCCTGAGTCATTCATCGAGGAGGCAGGTGCAATGACCGGGAACATGCCGCACGCAAACGCTCATCGAACGGTCATTGCACTGATGTTCTGCCTGTTGTCGGGCGGCGCGTCCAGCGCGCCGCAATCGATCATGGACCTGCCGTTGCAGGCCGAGGGCGACCAGCAATGGCGCCTGCCGGCCGGTGAGTACCGTGGCTCGTTCAGCATTGATCAAGCCATGACGCTCACCTGTGCGCCGGACGCGGTATTCCAGGGGCAGGGCGAGGGCAATGGTCTGGTCATCCGAGCGCCGAATGTCCAGGTCCAGGGTTGCACGTTCCTGGACTGGGGCCATGACCTGACAGCCATGAACGCCGCCGTCTTCATCCATCCTGCCGGCCAGGGCGCGGTGGTGCGGGCGAACCGCATGCAGGGCCAGGGCTTCGGCATCTGGGTCGATGGCACGCGGGACGTCAGCCTCATCGACAACCGCATCCAGGGCGACCCGGGCCTGCGGTCCCAGGACCGAGGCAATGGCATCCACCTCTACGCGGTGCGTGGCGCGCGGATCATCGGCAACCAGATCCGCGACACCCGCGACGGCATCTACATCGATACTTCCAACGGTAATCTGCTGCAGGGCAACACCCTGGAGGATTTGCGCTACGGCGTGCATTACATGTTCGCCAACGACAACCAACTGCTGGGCAACACCACCCGCCGCACTCGCACGGGCTACGCGCTGATGCAAAGCCGCCAGTTGACGGTGATCGGCAACCGTTCCGAACAGGACCAGAACTACGGGATCCTGATGAACTACATCACTTATTCGACCTTGCGCGACAACTTCGTCAGCGACGTGCGCGATGGGTCCACCGGCGACACCATGATCACCGGCGCCGAGGGCAAGGCGCTGTTCATCTACAACTCGCTGTTCAACCGCATCGAAGGCAATCGTTTCGAGCGCAGCGCCGTGGGCATCCACCTCACCGCCGGCTCGGAGGACAACCGCATCGCCGGCAATGCCTTCGTCCATAACCAGCGCCAAGTCAAATACGTCGCCACCCGGTTGCAGGAATGGTCGGCGGACGGGCGCGGTAATTACTGGAGCGATTACCTGGGCTGGGACCGCAACAGCGATGGGCTGGGCGACGTCGCCTATGAACCCAACGATAACGTCGACCGGCTGCTGTGGCTGTATCCCCAGGTTCGCTTGCTGATGAACAGCCCGGGCGTCGAACTGCTGCGCTGGGTGCAGCGGGCGTTCCCGGTGATGAAATCCCCCGGGGTGATGGACAGCCATCCGCTGATGCAGGCGCCCATCCAACCCCTTCAACGCAACGTTGCCCAGGAGGACGCGTCTTGAACGTCGTCGAAATCGAAGGCGTCAGCCAGCGTTATGGCGACGTCGCCGTGCTGCACGGGCTTGACCTGACCCTGGCCCAGGGCGAAGTGCTCGGCCTGTTCGGCCACAACGGCGCGGGCAAGACCACCACCATGAAATTGATTCTTGGGCTGCTGCAGCCCAGCTCGGGAGAGGTGCGGGTCTTCGGCCGTGAGCCCAGCGACCCGAATGTGCGGCGAATGCTTGGTTACCTGCCGGAGAACGTCATGTTCTATCCGCAGTTGAGCGGGCTGGAAACGTTGCAGCATTTCGCCCGGCTCAAGGGCGCGGCACCTACGCAGGTCGAGCGCTTGCTGGAGGAGGTGGGGCTGGCGGGCGCGGCGAAACGTCGGGTGCGCACCTACTCCAAGGGCATGCGCCAGCGCCTCGGCCTGGCCCAGGCCTTGCTCGGCCAGCCGCGCCTGTTGCTGTTGGACGAACCGACTGTGGGCCTGGATCCCATTGCCACACAGGACCTCTATCAATTGCTTGATCGCCTGCGCTGGCAGGGCACCAGCATCATTCTTTGCTCACACGTCTTGCCGGGTGTGGAGGCGCACATCAACCGCGCCGCGATTCTCACCAGGGGGCGGCTGTTGGCCCTGGGCAGCCTGGCGCGTTTGCGCGAGGACGCGGGACTGCCGACGCTGATCCGCGCGTCGGGTCTTTCCCGCGCCGACTGGCTGCGCCAGCACTGGCGCAGTGAAGGGCACGTCACCCAGGGCTGGGGCGCCGAAGGGGTGCAGGTGTCTGCGCCGGACGGCAGCAAGTTGCTGTTGCTGCGCCAGTTGCTGGCCCAGGACGACCCGACGGATGTGGAAATCACGCCACCCTCGCTGGAAGATCTGTATCGCCACTTCATGAACCGCGCTGCGATCGAGGAGACCGGCCAATGAACCCGATCTGGAACATGGCCCGCAAGGAACTCAGCGACGGCCTTCGCAACCGCTGGCTGCTGGCGATCAGCTTGTTGTTCGCGGTGCTGGCGATCGGCATCGCCTGGCTCGGCGCGGCGGCGTCCGGTCAATTGGGCTTCACCTCGGTGCCGGCGACGGTGGCGAGCCTGGCCAGCCTGGCGACATTCCTGATGCCGTTGATTGCCTTGCTGCTGGCCTACGACGCGATTGTTGGCGAGGACGAAAGCGGCACGTTGTTGCTGTTGCTGACCTACCCGTTGGGGCGTGGGCAGCTGTTGTTGGGCAAGTTTGTCGGCCACGGCCTGATCCTGGCACTGGCGACCCTGATTGGCTTCGGCTGCGCGATGTTGGCCATCGCGGTGCTGGTCGATGACGTGGAGCTGAGCCTGCTGCTCTGGGCCTTCGGCCGTTTCATGCTGTCCAGCACGCTGCTGGGTTGGGTGTTCCTCGGATTGGCCTATGTGCTGAGTTGCCTGTCGGCGGAAAAATCCACCGCGGCGGGGTTGGCGCTGGGGGTGTGGTTTTTCTTCGTGCTGGTGTTCGACCTGGCGCTCCTGGCGTTGCTGGTAATGAGCGAGGGCCGGTTCAGTCCGGACTTGTTGCCTTGGCTGTTGCTGTTGAACCCCACCGATGTGTATCGCCTGATCAATGTGTCCGGGTTTGACGCCGCGTCCAACGGCGCAGGCGTGCTGACGCTGGGTAGCGATTTGCCGGTTGCCGGGTCGCTGCTCTGGCTGTGCCTGGGGTTGTGGTTGGTGGTGCC
This genomic interval carries:
- the nosR gene encoding transcriptional regulator NosR — encoded protein: MTRPVAMLHPFRSWIPGLFLLLLMFAAIVQAKDYGEVQQQRIHHVLGPVDSISEPEGPFKVRKLSAAGKVLGYVFQSLDVVDIPAYSGKPINVQVILDPAGVILDAYVLKHHEPILLIGIAEEKLHAFSARYSGIKVNQRVVVGHSSDPNAVTVDAIAGATVTAMVVNEVIMRAAHDVAVSLGLVKGDAGLAVAPARVRDDFYQPADWATLTGNGAVRRLHLTRGEVDASFKGTEAEQVETASDEQVDDTFIDLYVTHLNPPTIGRNLLGETQYRALMAELKPGEQAIAVMGSGRYSFKGSGYVRGGIFDRVQLRQSGDTISFRDLDFQRLDDVAADMPDFDEMAIFTIRASHRFDPGAPWSLELLVRRQTGPVSGTFSSFELGYQLPELYLERPLPTAEQLAAAEEASRPMWLTLWYQKSVEIGVLGAALLVLTAILFFQDSLARRPTLLHWVRRGYLVFTVVFLGGVALAQLSVVNVLTFVHALFEGFRWELFLTDPLIFILWVFTAASILLWGRGVFCGWLCPFGALQELINELARKLKVPQYELPFAVHERLWAIKYIILLGLFGVSLESMATAERLAEVEPFKTAITLKFDRQWWFVAYAVGLLVINVFTRKVYCRYVCPLGAALAMPTRLRLFDWLKRRKECGNPCQLCAKECEIQAIHPDGRINANECHYCLDCQMTWHNENKCPPLINKRKKRGKPTPSDPQRIPVVQVELTP
- the nosZ gene encoding TAT-dependent nitrous-oxide reductase, producing MSDKKIPTPDAVPEPRGVSRRSFLGTGAVTGAVLAGATALGAGTFTRESWAAAAKEAKSKVHVGPGELDEYYGFWSGGHQGEVRVLGVPSMRELMRIPVFNVDSATGWGLTNESKRILGDSAKYQNGDCHHPHISMTDGKYDGKYLFINDKANSRVARIRLDIMKCDKILTVPNVQAIHGLRLQKVPHTKYVFANGEFVIPHPNDGSTFDLQDKNSFTMFNVIDAEKMEMAFQVIVDGNLDNTDADYTGKYAASTCYNSEKAYDLGGMMRNERDWVVVYNIPRIEAAVKAGKFITLDGSKVPVVDGRKVNGKDSEFTRYIPVPKNPHGLNTSADGKYFIANGKLSPTVSMIAIDRLDDLFNDRYKDPREVIVAEPELGLGPLHTTFDGRGNAYTTLFIDSQVVKWNMDEAIRAYKGEKVNYIKQKLDVQYQPGHNHASLTETSEADGKWLVVLCKFSKDRFLPTGPLHPENDQLIDISGEEMKLVHDGPAFAEPHDCILARRDQIKPQKIWSRNDPFFADTVARAKKDGINLETDNKVIRDGNKVRVYMTSMAPAYGLTEFTVKQGNEVTVTITNIDQIEDVSHGFVMTNHGASMEISPQQTSSITFIADKPGLHWYYCSWFCHALHMEMVGRMLVEKA
- a CDS encoding ABC transporter permease; this encodes MNPIWNMARKELSDGLRNRWLLAISLLFAVLAIGIAWLGAAASGQLGFTSVPATVASLASLATFLMPLIALLLAYDAIVGEDESGTLLLLLTYPLGRGQLLLGKFVGHGLILALATLIGFGCAMLAIAVLVDDVELSLLLWAFGRFMLSSTLLGWVFLGLAYVLSCLSAEKSTAAGLALGVWFFFVLVFDLALLALLVMSEGRFSPDLLPWLLLLNPTDVYRLINVSGFDAASNGAGVLTLGSDLPVAGSLLWLCLGLWLVVPLWLAYRLFNRRRP
- a CDS encoding ABC transporter ATP-binding protein, with product MNVVEIEGVSQRYGDVAVLHGLDLTLAQGEVLGLFGHNGAGKTTTMKLILGLLQPSSGEVRVFGREPSDPNVRRMLGYLPENVMFYPQLSGLETLQHFARLKGAAPTQVERLLEEVGLAGAAKRRVRTYSKGMRQRLGLAQALLGQPRLLLLDEPTVGLDPIATQDLYQLLDRLRWQGTSIILCSHVLPGVEAHINRAAILTRGRLLALGSLARLREDAGLPTLIRASGLSRADWLRQHWRSEGHVTQGWGAEGVQVSAPDGSKLLLLRQLLAQDDPTDVEITPPSLEDLYRHFMNRAAIEETGQ
- a CDS encoding nitrous oxide reductase family maturation protein NosD; the encoded protein is MTGNMPHANAHRTVIALMFCLLSGGASSAPQSIMDLPLQAEGDQQWRLPAGEYRGSFSIDQAMTLTCAPDAVFQGQGEGNGLVIRAPNVQVQGCTFLDWGHDLTAMNAAVFIHPAGQGAVVRANRMQGQGFGIWVDGTRDVSLIDNRIQGDPGLRSQDRGNGIHLYAVRGARIIGNQIRDTRDGIYIDTSNGNLLQGNTLEDLRYGVHYMFANDNQLLGNTTRRTRTGYALMQSRQLTVIGNRSEQDQNYGILMNYITYSTLRDNFVSDVRDGSTGDTMITGAEGKALFIYNSLFNRIEGNRFERSAVGIHLTAGSEDNRIAGNAFVHNQRQVKYVATRLQEWSADGRGNYWSDYLGWDRNSDGLGDVAYEPNDNVDRLLWLYPQVRLLMNSPGVELLRWVQRAFPVMKSPGVMDSHPLMQAPIQPLQRNVAQEDAS